The DNA region AATCAACGTCTTTCATCGTTGAGATTTCAGCTTTCCAGTCTATAATTTTCCCTCTGTCATAGTGCATCATACAGTGTTACAGCAGTACAAAATCAATCAGcaatttacatacagtataaaggGATATTCTTTCTTTAATTAGGCTACAGTGGTTGGGCAAGACAACAGAAGGAGAGTTGGTCCTTGAGATGAATGAGGATGAGTGCCTCACTACAGTACAGACACTACAGTAGTATCCAGTAATAACAgatattttcattgaaaatgtgACATGATTTGTCAGCTGTTTGTGAATATTACTCCCTTTCAACAAATTCCTTAAAATTTGACACTCTCAATTTCACTACATGCTCATCACAGCTCCGGATAACGCTGACAGTTTTCAAAGAATCCATACATAATTCAAACCGTTAAGTGCCCTATAAATGCAGCCAACGGAGGCAGGCACACTGCTGACATGCTCTGAAGGGAAGAAAGGCAATCTGTCTTCTGAAAGAGGCCATGCTAAACAAACTGCAGAGTGATTGGCCTTTATCGTGGTCTACCACTATTTCACTTCATATCCCGTATTCACTTCTACTTTAGCAGCACAGAACTGTCATTGTGAGAAAAaatatttctcctgttttgtttaaaaaaacaaatctagaGCATGGTCACCAAATGCATACACAAGTGGACACGCGTGAGCATTTAAATGAAGTCTTAGTGCTCTAAACACAATGGAAATGTGCTCATGTTAAGCAAAAACAATGGAATGTCATTTATGTCATTAGTTATCTTTAGTTTCTTACAGCTTATCTTTCAATTTGAGTCACAGTTCAAAATTCTTAAATGtataattacattattatatgttCTAAGAATTAACTTTAAATCTCAACAAAGTTATTTCTTAtgggacattttattttctgagaTACCGTTTTACTTTTAACTTATATAAAAGCACCTTGTTACAACAAGACAATTCATattatattcacacacacacacacacaggtttgggCGACATCTACCTCCCAGGAGTATTTTCTTCTTACTGCGGCAGCTGTGTGCTTCGGTTTGCAGGATTTCTCTTGATTTTAACAGATAAttgtacacagacacagtgcCCTGAAATGCCTTACTTAGATGACATCTGTTTACTCAGTGATGACGCACTACAGAAACTGAACATAAACATTACAGCCAAACTTCTTCCCATCAGACTCGGCAGTTAATGATCTTTGAATATGGTGGTTAGATACGGTTCTGTCTGCCCCGTCTCATAAGAAATGTTTACCATACAGGCAGAAGTATCTCCACATTAGTATCATACAAGTGGTACCTGCCTCATACCgaagagactttttttttaatcacacacaGGATGATGTATAGTTCTTGTGCAATCTTGTGTTCTTGTGAAAAGGTGCAAAAGCTCCACTCATGGAGCGGGCTTTTTGTCAGCGGTCATCCAGGACAttcaatcagtcagtcagaaagCAAGTGTAAGATCAGCCCCACCTATGAATTTGTAGTGGACGTTTTCCAAGAAGGGCAGCTGGGATTGGAGGAGGTCCACAGTTGTTGCAGAGATGTTTTTGCACCTTGAGATGTCGAGTGTTCGCAGGCGGTTACAGTGCTGGGCCAGCAGGAACAAGGATCTGGGGAGTCAAGAGATTAGAAATTCATCCTTTATGCGTGGCTACAGACGCAGTGGACGTGACGTTGTGTGTCACTCACCTGTCAGTGATGTTGTTACAGCAGGAGAGGTAGAGGTGCTGCAGTCTGCGCAGGTACGGTGCAGCCTGTGCCACCCCGTAGTCGCTGATGCCCGGGCAGTGGCTGAGCGCCAGGCTGGTGAGGCTGCGGCAGTGCCAGGCTACAGACGCCAAGCTGGCATCAGTGATCTCCGGCAgcatggagagagacaggcggTGGAGGTCTGGGTAACGCACCACCTGAGCAGAGAAGAGACAGCATTGACTCCTGATTTCAAATATTCTGCATTCCTGCTGCAAACTGAAACATGTgcctctcctccgcctcccACCTGTGTGATGCTGCTGTCAGTGAGTTTGGGGCAGGCGGAGAGGTCCAGCTCCTGCAGCCTGCTGAGAGCTAAAAGTGAAGCTCCGGCCTGCTCTTTGAATTGCTCCAGGTCATTCTGTGTCACCAGCTTCGGACGCTCCTCAAACGGCAAACGGGGAGGCTTGAAGAAGCCCATGTTGCCGAAGGTCCGGGTGAACCTGGGACCCTTGTCTCCCTGTTGAGATAAGCACATGAATACAAACTAAAAATACAGATACTGTAGAGTATAAGGAAAGCTATTCCCTTCTTTTGTCACACCCTCCACATGTCTGTGCTTCTCACCGTCTCCTGGTTGGGCTCACATTTGGTTGTTTCCACCATCCCCAGCAGACCCCAGTCTGTGACCTCTTTACACCAGCCGAGCCGCAGCACTACCAGCCTCTGCAGGTAGGTGGCTATAGCGCGCACAGACAAGTCAGTCACGTTGACACATGACGTCAAATCTAGCTCACGGAGGGTATCCCCAAGAAGCTGGGTGAGAGATAAAACTGCCAGATcctgaagagaggggaggaagaaacTAGGTTTTTTTCCGACACAgttacacatgtaaacacacacttgctgtacaaacacacactgactgacccTAATGTAGGTGCAGCTCTTGAGGCTGAGAGTCTCCAGCTGTGCTCTGGCAGAATTGGATCCCGTCAAGCCTTTCACTATCTCTGTTCCGCTGACGTGCAGACAGTCGGACAGATCCAGACTCCTCAAGGACGACACAGACAGAAGGTCACCAAGGCCTGTGGGTGACACGGAATCATCACTTTGTGTAAAGTATAACACATTTTCCAGCAGACAGGGTGGTTAATGTGCATGGAGGGTGTCAAATGACAAGATATTTCcctattaaaaaaacaatttggaGCTTTTCTTCAACGGCACCATCTGGACAAAGTGTCAACAACATTTCATAATTCAACAGGTTGATACCTGTAAAATttgctgagcacattcatgctccccacaGTTTTTAATAAGCCTTTTCAGTAGCGCCATCATCATGACAAACATTTTAGCCCCACTAGTGATTAGACTCTTAAGAGTAGCTGTTGATTCCACTCTCTTCTAATGGCGACTTAGCTAGACATTAGACTTTTAGTTTTCTTATATTTACAAATTGATCTTCAAGTCTATgatgcacacaaaaataaaaacacaccatgGGCACCTTTTTCAGTGATCCTCCAGTCACGGGACAGGGAGAGGTGTGTCAGTGACTTCAGGCCCCGTGCTATGGcctctacagacctgttggTCAGCTCGGTGCAGGCACTGATGTCCACTCTCTGGAGGCTCGGCTGGTGCTTCACCAGAACCTCCACTGAGTAGTCGGTCAGCTCCTTACAGCCGTGCAGACACAGTTCCTTTAAGACCAAATCCTGAACCTGgaacagagaaaacatcaggaaattaaaaacttaaaatccCATAATACGTGTCTTCCATGAGGACAACCAATTGAAACTCTTTATCTTCAAAGACGTTAAAGGACAGATAGAATCACATGTAAAATCTTTAACAGTATAAAAGCAGCAGTCTGACTACTGGGACCGAAGCAGTTTGATATGAATCATTCCTGGCTGCTCAGGCAATAAAGAAGCTGTTGCAGGGACTTAAAGTATCCGGACCTGTGCAATTGTGCGTAGTGACTCAGGGGTGATGGAGGTCCTGCTGAGGTCCAGAGCCACGAGGGTGGATTTCTGCTCTGTTAACAACCGCCGCAAGTTCCTGAGTGACAGCAGTGCTGAAGAATCCTTAACGGCCCCCACCGGGCACCCTCGATACGGGTCGAACTCGAAGGCGATATGGCAGCCGGCCAGCGAGAGGCGGCGGAGGTGCGGGGTACAGCCCGTGAGCCGATTGAAGGTTAGGTCGGAGAGGTAGCGCAGGTCGGACAggtccagctcctccagaccAGACAGAGCTGACCTGACCTGGAACAACAAGATGGAGTTTGACCCTGAAatatacctgcaggaagtttgtgtaaaaccaATTATTTCCTGTGGGTATTGCAACGTAAAAGACGATTTTTTTCCTTATATTtaaggaacacaattctatgtccgtattatgattttcgattaatttcactatcatacaaatgttttaatagtccaagcagcctggctttataatactTAAATTAAGATATacacttctaaaataaccctcacatttagttgtcttcttgACAGTAATTAAtcaaatgcatgtatattatattttacatatataaaaattcttacacccttaaaatcaagagggcttcacggCCCCCCCATGGAGCTTTGGCAACCCCTGATGTTGGGAACCTCTGTGCTAGAGGAACAGACTCTAAGGGTGGTCAagacatgctagcagctccGGTCTTACTGAAATAATGGCCAATCTCAGTCCGCCATCCCACCTTGACATAATCTAGTACCTGCTGTCGGTGCTCCTCCCTGGAGAGGAAGGCCCCGGACATGAAGAGGCTGTCCAGACCCCTGAGGTCCAGCCTACGGAGGGATGTGAGGCGAGGGAGGAGGGCCAGCAGAGAGGCCTCTGTTATACTGCTGCCAGGCAGAGCCAAGCTCTGCAACTTTGAGCCCAAGCACAGGCCCACCTGAAGAGGGACATATGAACAGTGTGTGACGGTTAAAACATCACCACATTTCCTAAAACTAGTCAAACTCCAACACTGAGTAGCTAAGTCTATGTAAACACTGGTAGATTAGACTTATCTCTCTCCTTATTGGTCTAGGCAAGGGTAAAGGCTACCAACAACTTGGTAGTGCACAAAACGGGAAATCCAGTGCTTGCAagttcacacacaaatacacacacattattgtgATAAGGTTCAATGAGGGCCAACTGAACTTTGGACCAGGGCGTACACAATTATAGCCGTGCTACATCTGGTGAGTGTGACgggaaattaaaatgataagAGTGACGGAAACCCCAAAGACAATGTTAAGTAACATTAAACATCATACTACAATGTTAGCCTTTCAGGCGGGGACACTTCTTTTCTGCTCAACAGGTTTTTTCCAAAAGGCTTTCACAAGCCCTCGAGGTGAGGGAATTCTCGGAACCCACAGAGAAGCGTGTGATCGtttgaactgaaaacacaacactaatTTAAATCAGTAATAAAACTAGGCCTTCACATGACAGCAGTGGCATAattttttacaacaaaaacaatcagaaaTGCTCCCCAATTATATATTTCACCCATCCAAACTGCTTCCAATTTGTCTTGTTTGGCCTCGATGTACCACATTTAAAGCACACCATGATTAAAGCTGTTACTGTCCCCACAGTCTTCCACTCAATACTACTTTCATCTTCACCTATAAGACCTGATAATCCGTGTTAAAGTAACTACCCGCCTTCGTGCTGACCCAAGTAGTGTAGTGTTTTTACTGCACCTCCAGAAGCAGTGATCTGGACATACTGAACCCATCCAGCTGGCTGATGACCAGACTGCAGCAGGACTTCCGGCCCAGACCCCTGATCAGCTCCAGGGATGAGGCTGAGGCTGGGAAGCAGAAGGTGACGTTTTTCTgcacagaagagaaagagataagGGAAGTAACATGAGGTTATCTCTGACCCTCAAGCATACTCCACTCTTCCACAGACACttttcagtcagtcaaacaTAACGTATTATGCAGATATATCATTAGTTATGCAGTAGTGTCGCTGCTCTGGAGCAAATCACCTGAAAGGGCAGGTCCTGACTGGCATTGTACCAGCTGCGACACACCAGCGAGGCTTCCTTCCTGTCTGAAGCGTGAAGAAAGCTCATGATGTAAACTATGATCTACAGCAAGAGATAGAAATACAGCATTAGATTACATCAGGAAGTGCACTGATCCTGGATGAGAAAAACCCACCCCAGGGTTACCTGACAGCTTTCTATTAAGTCAAATGACAGcagactgaatgactgaatgacatGTTGTCCTTTGACAAGAACAATATGTCATGACACGTTCTCATCCAGCAGAAATGGGCGGTCAGTGCGGCTCCACTGTGTCTGACTCCATGAATATGAAGCAGGCTGTTCCTGTAAACAAGGAGAAAGTCTGTGCTAACTTCATCTTTTTCTGACCTCCACAGGCAGCTCAGGTGCTTCTATGTCCTCCCCATCGCAGTCTTCCATCTCAGCTTCTCCTTCGTTATTATGAAGGACTGCAGACCATCACAAGTGTATCAACTAGCCACTCACTAGCTAGCTGCACAAGTTAAAAAGCTGTAGTTAactaacgttagcatttaaGCTAACAGCTTCCAAGTGACGAGGAGCCGTTAACTACTGTCATTCTTATTCGGTAACTAATCAATAAAATGACCAATTTCAGATCAATGGAAGCCAACGGAAAGTCGTGCTGCCTACTGTCAGCGTACACTAAGCTACTTTACACTGTAACGTTATCACAGGCTGTACATTTCCGTCGGCAGTCTGACTTCAGTTGGATCAGCTGACCGGACGTCACTGacgccggggggggggggggggggggggggggggcattgtgGGAAACTGGGTTTTCCACTATGTTCCACTATAGAGTCAGTTACTGCGGTTTGacctattttttgtttttcttctggcGTAGCAGCTATACATTTCCGTATTATGCCGTATGAGTGTATACATTTAgccaaaaagaggaaaaatcaaTATGAAGTTGTAGAAAAATTATCCAAATTCAAcctctttaaaaaatatttggAACTTGTGGATAGTTGATAGCAGCCGGGAAAAGCTGTCCATATTTACTGTTAAACTTGTATTctatttattatctattatcctattgttttttattcttattctgaATTTATTCTAACAATACTTAACCTAATCTAACATAACTTTATCAAACCTAAGATAAACTAATATAACCTAAACCAATCTAACCTAATCTACCCTAGTTACGCCCCAGTCATGCGTGATAATAGTCATGTGCATTCAATGTTCATGTTCAATGCAAtctaaaataatacaatataatataatgtaacagGGCATAATTGCATCTATTTTAATCtaatatattcaaattcaattgGATCATATATAAAGAGGGGCGGCCTGGTGGTGCACTTGAAACTTTGTATCATGATTCTCTGAATTGTTTGCAGTCGTACACTGGGAGGTCATCTCAACCAAAACTAAAGGGACAAAAGGCAGAATATGGAGGATTCAGTGAGAGGTCATAAGCAGTGAAAAGAGTGTACAAAAACAAGTCATGCATATATTAAAAACTCTCAAAACTGCACAACTACAGAATGTCATAAAGTGATTGAATTGTTATCATTTTTTAGTTGCGAATTGGTTTGTTCTGTTTGGAAGAGAGACACTAATTTTAGGGAAATGAACATTGCCAATGTATTGGAGAAAGATAATGTTAGGTCATGGCGAGATTTTCTTGAGGTTTTGCATTCCCTCACAATAAGTTTTGTGTTACCTTGCATTATGTTTGCATTCCCACGGGTTATTGTTATTGCTCGGTTTACTGCTGCATTTGTGGTTAAATCTGTGATGATCTGGATATGGTTATGGTTGCTGTACTGTAACTTGTCTTTACTGTCttagtacaatttccccctggggatcaataaagaatttctgattctgattctgatactgcCATTACCATTAGCCAAGAAAGCTTCTTTAAACCAAACGGGATTTGAACTCTATCAGAAACGACAGATGCGCCGTAATATAGAGCTGAAGAAAGAAGACAGCACTGTGGTTATTTGGTAACCACATCATATCTTTAATCGGAATTGGCAACACATTCATGTTGCTTCCTGTttagtttttgctgttttggtttgtgGTTTACACCTTGAAGTTTGTCATGTTGTTTGTCAGGCTTTTTGACCCTGCATGCTCATTGCAGGTCAGACATAAAACTAAATATGCTGAAAacagtcatttatttaattatttaaaagaCAGAGCTAGATCAGTGACACAATCGAGCTCATGGACattattacacacatacatttgtttaGAGTTGATTATGAGCACTCTTCTGTCCCCTCtcactacacaaacacacacacacacacacacacacacacacacacacacacacaaaggaaaaacaacagtgataATCCTTTCTACAGATTGTCTGGCAGTATGGTTAGCTGGTTTATGGGCATGCGTCTTCTGAGGCTGTATCAATAATCAAACCATCTATACAAAAAGGATCATTCTTACATCACTACTGACTCctaaacacatttacagcacaAATGAACATTTAGTATTATCAGAATGCATGTACATGTCATGACACTGCAGAGCAGTACAGTGAGTCTAAATCTCCAAAAActaatatatttacattattgtaCAAAGcaaacataacagaaaacacaaacataaaaatgttaacTGCTGTAAAATATGTAAAGCAATGGTATTGCATGTATTAATGGCTACATTTTTAAGTCAGTGATTAGTGATGTATTGATCGCTTTGAGATGACATATACTGTAAGTATTAGCACGTAAAATCCGGTGTTGATGTAATACCAGGCTAGATGATGTTTGAGCTTGCTATGCTTAACGTTATGATGgttaaagacagacagtgaaaatcTATGACCTGTCAACATACACTTGTAACATATCTCATGATGGAAACATCAGCAGTGCAAGCTAGTCACACCGACACAACACAAAGGTAACTGACAAAACATATAAGGCAAATTGCACTTTCAAGTTTACAAAATAATCTGTAAACAGTTAgcagacaacaacagcaaaaacattttgtgtacattttagaAGGAAGAAATTCTGTTCTGTAGAAATGACTGATCTGAGTTAACTGTTATGGCTAAACTACGCCACCACACACCGAATGCACTCATCATCATAGCTACATTGAATTCACTGAATGTAAACGCAGTGTATATGATGAAGATGTGCATGAATTCTGAAGAGGTAACCAAGCGAGGAACGGCTTGCTCCTACTGTACGTTAGATGATGAACACAGTGGATGGAGGCTGAAAGAAGACTGCAAAGCAATGGGAGAAAAATATGAACAAGGAATCTGGAGTTGTATAATGTAGACAGTAAGCTTTAAGGCTATAACGTACAAAATGGGTAAGTGCGTCATGGGTCAGAGTGGAAAACAGTACTACCTTGATATTTTTGCAATAAAACTGTCCCACACAAATTTAGCAGATCAGGCTTTTGACAGTTTTTGTACATGTTCAGTTAAAACACCTCCTATCTCTCTTTCATTCCACCATTCTGTCAATTTGTAGCAGATATACTCAGCATTGTATATTCCTCTATTTCCCCTTTAAAATGAGTGTTTCTTTATTCCCCTTTGATCACTCAAATTTCCCCCTCTCTTAGGGATTGTCATCCAGTCTCTTTATGTTCTCTTCCTTCCCTTGTCCTTTAGATAATTACAacttcttttccttccttttcccaCCCTCATTCCCTTCAGCCTCACTGACACCCTCCTCTCTTTGGTCCATGGCGAGCATTTCATCCGCGTTGCCGTGGCAGTTGTTGTTGCGGCAACCAGAGGCAGAGCGAAACGTTGCGGAGTTGGCAGAGATGGGTGATGGCGTGTCCACTTCTCTGTCAGGTCCAGAGCTGGAggtgggagatggaggaggcagggaggaggagatggagggctagaagagaagagagaagattaACCTCCTACATAAAGTACACCCTCTGTCTTGTCACTgccatgtgtgcacatgcttattctttgttttgctcAGGTCTTGTGTATGTTTACCTGTAATGAGATGCAGGACTTGCTGGTCTTCTCTTTGACTTTAGCAAGAGCTCCTTTAAGTCCAGCAGATCTCTCCGTCATCTCCAGGGCTGCTCTCAGCAGTTTGGGGGTCTCCTGCCTAACAGGGGCTGCTGGGACCAGAGGGGGATCCTTAGCCTCTTCTTTGGGCTCAGGTTTCTTTCCCTTAGTGAGCATCTTCCTGTGGTTGAGACAGTAACTTCTATCAGACTTAGGAACAGACAGTAATAACTGCATACATGCAACAAAGCTCTTGTCTAAGTCCAGTTTGGATTTGGTGGCTCCACCATATCTGTATTGGAAGTCATACATCACTAATACCAGACAGATACAAAGCAGAGAGTACAGTGATGGGTAGAgtaaatgttgttgtgtgttgtttcaaGATGGTGCCGTTGATGTTTAACCTGGCCTTCTTGCGGAGCAGTTTCTTGGACTCGGGGTAGTGGACCAGGATCTCATTCAGGTCTTTCTTGTCCAGGATGAAGAGATTGGCAAATCCATGGGCGATTACATTTGCTGTGCGCCTGTTACCTCCGCCTACTGCAAGCAAACTGCCAATCAGAGAGATTATGGTTGAAAATTAAAAGTTCCAGAATTTTTTatgcagtattttattttgatttcatgaaaaatcCCAATAAAATTAGGAAAGGATTTAGCACCAAACCAGTGtgaaaatcataaaataaagaaaggtaAAGGAGTCCTGTTCTATCGTGGGAAATATGTAGTAATTATTAAAGAACTTTTTCTCTTCACCTGATCTCCCCAAAGACTGATCCTGCTCTAAGAGTGACAAACACCGTCTTCCCGTCCGGTCCTCCAACCACCTGCACCTCCCCTGCCTTTATGATGTACATCTCCCGACCCACTTCGCCCTGAgcaagacagaagagagaggcagatgatgagagggagagagcgatacaaatgtcaaaaactaaacaaatttcccacatacacacaaaagacagGCAAGtttgcatacagtatgtaccttTTTGCAGACATAATCCCCAGGCAGGTAGACGACAGAGCGTAGGCTCTTCAGCATGTCAAAgatcatctgtctgtcacaaCCCTGTCAGGAGGGGgaccaaaaacaaatgagaaaactATGGTTCAAGTCTATCTCTTGTTGATCTCTACATGGAGAGTGCAATAGTTTTATAACACAACAGGGTCCTGCAAAAAGACTGTTTTCATTCAGGTGGGAGGCTCACTGAACAATGGCTGACTTTCTGTATTATAGGTTTTAGAATATCATTATCTATCAAGTAtactgtgcattttttttatgaattctTACCTGAAAAAGAGGGACTTTGCTGACGATGGAGTAGTTGACGTCTACAGCAATGTCCAGACGCATTTTATCTGGCAACTGAGTCAGCAGCTCCTGCTCATCTGGAAGGCAGACAATAAGAGGTGCAGTATGACTGAAAGGTCAGATGTAAAAGACACgtgtgaacatgaacacataaTGCTCTCCTTACCCAGCATGCCTTGTGATTGCCAGGTGTAGTTGTACCAGGTTTTGACGCGGTTCTGGACGTCTTTGGGGATGCGATAGGAGGACATGTATTTAATAGTGTTGTCCATACATGTGCGGTAGTAGGTCTGACCTGCTGTGGCTGCACCAACCACATCACGCATCTGAGAGGCAAATGagcaaaatcaaaaacaaaaacacactggagcttttaatgttaaatatgtgTGGAAGGAACAGATGTCTCCATTGCATTTATATACCTACCTGTCCAATCATGATAGAGAAGGCAAAGACTCCAA from Enoplosus armatus isolate fEnoArm2 chromosome 6, fEnoArm2.hap1, whole genome shotgun sequence includes:
- the fbxl9 gene encoding uncharacterized protein fbxl9, with amino-acid sequence MEDCDGEDIEAPELPVEIIVYIMSFLHASDRKEASLVCRSWYNASQDLPFQKNVTFCFPASASSLELIRGLGRKSCCSLVISQLDGFSMSRSLLLEVGLCLGSKLQSLALPGSSITEASLLALLPRLTSLRRLDLRGLDSLFMSGAFLSREEHRQQVRSALSGLEELDLSDLRYLSDLTFNRLTGCTPHLRRLSLAGCHIAFEFDPYRGCPVGAVKDSSALLSLRNLRRLLTEQKSTLVALDLSRTSITPESLRTIAQVQDLVLKELCLHGCKELTDYSVEVLVKHQPSLQRVDISACTELTNRSVEAIARGLKSLTHLSLSRDWRITEKGLGDLLSVSSLRSLDLSDCLHVSGTEIVKGLTGSNSARAQLETLSLKSCTYIRDLAVLSLTQLLGDTLRELDLTSCVNVTDLSVRAIATYLQRLVVLRLGWCKEVTDWGLLGMVETTKCEPNQETGDKGPRFTRTFGNMGFFKPPRLPFEERPKLVTQNDLEQFKEQAGASLLALSRLQELDLSACPKLTDSSITQVVRYPDLHRLSLSMLPEITDASLASVAWHCRSLTSLALSHCPGISDYGVAQAAPYLRRLQHLYLSCCNNITDRSLFLLAQHCNRLRTLDISRCKNISATTVDLLQSQLPFLENVHYKFIGGADLTLAF